DNA from Corvus hawaiiensis isolate bCorHaw1 chromosome 28, bCorHaw1.pri.cur, whole genome shotgun sequence:
CAATGGGGATATGAAAGGCCTGAGGATACAAGGGATACGTGGCAGCAAGGACAAGCTGGAGTGGAACACGGGGAACCTGCTGGCCTGGGCAGTGGCTGAAGAAAGCGACAAAAGCCTCTTTTTAGTTTaaagttgcatttttaaatttaataacaGAAAACCAATTCCTGTGGAGAGGCCAGGAGCTTCCCCTTCCAAATCATGATTCCCACCTTCAAGGGATGCTCTCTCCCTGTTCCAAATCAGGACTTAGCCCACAGTTCCCTTGGCAGCAGGAAATCCAGTAATGCTCATTAAAATATAAACCCCCAGAGGGAGTGGCCACCCCAAAAAGGGGCTTTTCCAGAAAACTCCGTCTGCAACACCTGGCCATCTTATCTGGAGTCACACCTACTGCCTGGTGGGTTTGCAGTGAGGTTTCTCAGGAACAGGAAGATTTGACCAGTATTAGACCAGTTGGGACCACTGGCCACCTGACACTGGGCATCCTCCTGCCTTGAGCAGATCTCTTGAGCTGGGTGATCTTCAGAGGGGGGTCCAGGTGAAGTGCAGGGAAGCGCTGTCTCACACCGCTCTTGTCTGCCCCCTGCACTACAGCTCCTCATCGCTCACCGGAGGAgaaccagctgctgcttctacCCCCGTGCCTGGCCCAGCCTCAGGAGCACGGACTGGTGGGAGCGGGTGGTCCTGAAGGAGTTTGGGCCCCAGGACTGGCTGGAGAAGTTTCGGATGTCCAAGGAGACTTTCTTCTACATCTGCAACCAGCTGCGGCCTGGGCTGGCTCCGCACAGTGCCCACTTCCACCCCACCCTGCCCCTGGAGAAGAGAGTGGCTGTGGCCCTGTGGCACTTGGCCACCAATGTGGAGTACCAGACTCTGAGCCCGCTCTTCGGTGTGGGGCCCTCCACGGTGCAGAGCTGTGTCCGGGAGGTGAGCTACGCTGTGGTCTTGCTGCTGAAGCCGCTTTACCTCCGGCTGCCCGAcgagaaggagctggagaacaTGGTGCGCATCTTCTGCACACGCTGGGGCTTCCCGCACTGCATCGGGGCGCTGGACAGCCTGCACATCCCCATCCACCCACCCCTGCGCCTCACCGCCGACTACTGCAATGGCCAGGGCTGGCACTCCATCCTCACGCAGGCCACCGTGGACGGGCTGGGGCAGTTCTGGGACGTCTCCACCGCCTTTCCAGGCAGCATGGAGAACAGCGCGGTCCTGGAGAGCTCCAGCCTGTGGGTGCTGGCCAAGGAGGGCCGGCTGTGCCCCAACCCTCCCAAGCACTTCATGGGGAAGGCACAGAAGTACGTGCTGCTGGGTGATGCCACATACCCACTGCAAGACTGGATCCTCAAGCCCTACCAGGAGGATGAGAACCTCACCCAGCGCCAGCTGCAGTTCAACTACCGCCTGAAGCGGGCCCACAGCGTGATCGAGAATGCCTTCCTGCGCCTCAAGGCACGCTGGCAGATCCTCCTTAAGTGCGATGactgcagcctggagctgctgcccaccctcGTCCTTGCCTGCTGCATCCTGCACAATGTCTGCGAGGCCCATGACAACCCCTTCAACGAAGAGTGGCTGGAGGGCACTGAGCCCACTGAGCTGCCCAAGCCCTGCCAGCCGGCGCCGGCCGCCATGGAGGACAACCGTGCCGAGCAAGTGCGTGAGCTGATGTGCCAGTACTTTGAGAGCTGCGGGGAGGGCTGACGGGCCCGGGGAGCAACCGCCCTGcacatccctgtgcatccctgctTGCAGACTCACCGTGGACTCTGGCAAAGCTGTACCAGGcgggcccagggctgggaggggcgGCCGTGTCGCGCTCGGGCTGAGTTTGCTGTGGAGGTTTCAGGCAGTGGAATGTATTTTGTGCCCATTCTCTCTCCCAGGATCTAAATGGTTTGGTGGTGTGTTATGTGCTGTGGGAGTACAGTGGGGATTagggctgggagggggaggCTGCTGGGATCTCCCTTTCCTCTGTCCTAAGGCCTTTACATTAGGCCAAAATCAGCAGGAGCCTTGAAATAAGGCAAAACTCCTTTGAAGGTTTGCAACTTGCTGTGTAAACACACAcgggaagaaaagggaaggaagaggcGGAGCAATGACTTGCAAGGGCTGACACCAGCCTGGAATTAAACTGCATCCACAAACTCGGGGATGTGCTGCCCTGGAGATTTGCCCAGCCTggcaccccccagcccctctccagagGGATTTTGCTCAGCCTGGCATACCTGGCCCTTCTCCAGAGAGGTTTGCCCAGCCTGGCACCCCTGCCTCCTCTCCTGAGGGATTTTGCCCAGTCTCACACCCCAGGTTCCTCTCAGGGTGGGGTTTGCCCTGCCTGgcatccccagcccctctccggAGGAATTCTGCTCTCCTTGGAATaccccagcccctctctggaGGGGTTTGTCATGcctggcacccccagcccctctccggAGGGGTCTGTGGCTCAGTTCCTGGGTCCTTGTGCCCCTGCCCGGCTCTTCCCGCCGGTCCCTCCGATCCCTGACTGGGCGCGGCTGGAGCCGaaccggccccggccccggccatGGCGAGCTGCGGGCGGGAACAGCAGCGccctcagctggagaggaggcaGCGCCCCCTCGTGGGCGGCTCCACCCGTGCGTATTGCGCAGGCGCCGCCGCCGGGCGGTCACGTGGCGCAGCAGCAAGATGGCGGCGTGCGGTGAGTGCAGCGCCGGCACCGCCGGGCCCTCCCCGAACCCCCACGGTATCCCCCGACCCGGGCAGCTCCACTCGGGCCCCGGCTCCGCTGGCCCGGCGGCTCCGTCTGGCGCGGTCGCGGCAGGGGGTCCACGTTCCTCCCGGGTATCGGGTGAAACCGAGTCCGGACACGCGCTGTGGGGTCGGCCCCGGGGTCCGGTTCTCCGGCACAGGCCGGGCCGCGGCCCTTCCTGCCCGCCCCCCCGAGCCACGGGACCCGCTGGCGGCTGAGGGCTCACCTTGACTTCCTTCCCCGGGCGCAGGAGTGTGACCGAGgagccccccagagcccccagagTGCCCAGACCCGCCCGCGCCATGGTGACGGAGCAGGAGGTGGAGGCCATTGGCCGCACGCTGCTGGACGCGGCGCAGCCCCTGCCCGCCCGGTTCCGGGCCCTCTTCACCCTGCGGAACCTCGGCGGCCGCGCGGCTGTGGAGTGGATCGGCCGCGCCTTCGGGGACGGCTCGGCGCTGCTGAAGCACGAGCTGGCCTTTTGCCTGGGCCAGATGCAGGACGAGGCGGCCATCCCGGTGCTCATCAGCGTGCTGGAGGACACGGCCCAGGAGCCCATGGTCAGGCACGAGGCAGGTATGGTGGCAGCTCCTGCGGCTctgggggcaggggaaggggttGGCTGGCAAGTGGGGCTTGGAGGTGCTTCCCCCACTGTACAGAGCAGCTCATGGGGGCCTGATCCGGCTTGGGTGTCAAACCCTGAGTCACAGAACATCTCACCTTGGCCAGACCTGACAGGACAGGTTGGCCAggtcctgctgttcctgctggccAGGCTTCTCCTGCTGTGTTTGTCCTGTTTGGAATCAGTCAGTCCGGCCTGTGTCCACGTTTGCCCCATTTGGGATCAGTCAGTTAGGCCTGTGTCTGTGCTTTAGAGCAAGGCGAGGCATTGCCAGAGGACACAGCAGGGTTCTTCTCATACAGACACCCTGATAACATCCCGATACATCCTTCAGGTGAAGCCCTGGGTGCTATCGGGAACCCCGACGTGCTGGATATCCTGAAACGCTATTCCCAGGATCCTGTGGTCGAGGTGAGGTTCCTGAGGGGTCATTTCCTCTgggatgcagcactgctggtCTCAGAGCACgaggcaggtcctgcctgggCAGGTGGGTGGGGACATCACAGTGACATCCTGCTGCATGCTGGGGTTCTCCTGGCGCTGGCCAGTGCTGTTCTGCAGGCAGggccgtgtccctgtccccacaggtgGCAGAGACATGTCAGCTGGCCGTGAGGAGGCTGGAGTGGCTGCAGAACAACAAGGAGAAGCCAAGCACCACCCCGTACCTTTCTGTAGATCCTGCTCCCCCTGCTGAGGAGACGGATGTTGCCAAGCTCCGGGAGATCCTCCTGGATGAATCCCAGGAACTGTTTGACCGCTACCGGGCCATGTTTGCCCTGCGGAACGTGGGGggccaggctgctgtgctggcactggcagAAGGTGAGGGCCTGTCGTTGCTGTGGGTCTGTCCAGGCTAATCTGGGATGAGCCCTTCCCAAATCCAGgactgccagagctgctctcacaTGTTTGTGTCTAGGGTTGCTGTCGCCTGCCACATTACAGAGTGCTGAGTGGTCTCTGGTGTTCCAGAGCCCCCTTGCCACCCTCCAGACCCCCTTccctgagggagggagggcaccGGTTGTGATGGTGGTCTGGGACCAGCTGGTCTGACCCATTGTCAGACCTGGCCTGGGATTGTTGgggtcctgctctcctggcctGGAAAGTCAAGGGCTGCTGGTGTTTGGCAATAGCTCTGGAGAGGGGAATGTTCCCGGAGTGGGAAAGGGGCAGACCACAGCCCAGGAAGCATTTGGACCCACCCCCAGCCTGAGGGAAGTGGGTGAGGCTCTCAGACATCTGGGACAGTTGAGATCCATGAGATGGGATctgtcagctcctgctccagctgcttggtCCTGGAGGGCTGGAGTCCCTGGCCATGCTGCCATCCCCTGGAACATCGTGTGGTGGGGCAGAacctggggcaggtgaggggtggcagctctgctggagggTGGGTGCTGCCATCAAGGGAGGcactggggcagggctgggatcaggatcagggtGGGACACCCCTTTGTACACACAGGGCTGGGGCGGTGACCCTTTACATCCCCAGCTTTTGGGTGGGGGGCTCCATCCAGGCATCCTGGTGCGCTTTGGGGCATCCTGGTGCGCTTTGGGGCATCCTGGTGCGTTTTGGGGCACCCTGGTGCGTTTTGGGGCGTCCCAG
Protein-coding regions in this window:
- the LOC125317757 gene encoding protein ANTAGONIST OF LIKE HETEROCHROMATIN PROTEIN 1-like, which gives rise to MRERLLVLLCALARRRRRRAGAMAGNGSGNGSGAGSGSGAGGWDGPQRRAWLRHYYSQRQKRLMTLLIAHRRRTSCCFYPRAWPSLRSTDWWERVVLKEFGPQDWLEKFRMSKETFFYICNQLRPGLAPHSAHFHPTLPLEKRVAVALWHLATNVEYQTLSPLFGVGPSTVQSCVREVSYAVVLLLKPLYLRLPDEKELENMVRIFCTRWGFPHCIGALDSLHIPIHPPLRLTADYCNGQGWHSILTQATVDGLGQFWDVSTAFPGSMENSAVLESSSLWVLAKEGRLCPNPPKHFMGKAQKYVLLGDATYPLQDWILKPYQEDENLTQRQLQFNYRLKRAHSVIENAFLRLKARWQILLKCDDCSLELLPTLVLACCILHNVCEAHDNPFNEEWLEGTEPTELPKPCQPAPAAMEDNRAEQVRELMCQYFESCGEG
- the DOHH gene encoding deoxyhypusine hydroxylase translates to MVTEQEVEAIGRTLLDAAQPLPARFRALFTLRNLGGRAAVEWIGRAFGDGSALLKHELAFCLGQMQDEAAIPVLISVLEDTAQEPMVRHEAGEALGAIGNPDVLDILKRYSQDPVVEVAETCQLAVRRLEWLQNNKEKPSTTPYLSVDPAPPAEETDVAKLREILLDESQELFDRYRAMFALRNVGGQAAVLALAEGLRCGSALFRHEIGYVLGQLQDEACVPQLTATLRSRAESPMVRHECAEALGSIARPSCLQALRAFASDEERVVRESCQVALDMYEYENGAQFQYADGLCKLQASS